One segment of Gordonia terrae DNA contains the following:
- a CDS encoding sensor histidine kinase, with protein sequence MNDERRRLRIPGSFGSRLMLAQAIVIGGGGISIAIVALFVAPHTFHDHLGQARLEPGSVQAEHVEAAFTSSIVVSMSAALITSTILATAVSWFLARRVQQSVASVARSAVAIGAGNYRTRVPDRQLGTEFTQLSHAINQLAQRLDSQDDIRKRMLSDLAHELRTPLTTIGAITDAVEDGIRAPDSHTFDVVRTATTRLQRLAEDIATVSSADEHQMPLHPATITVNELLIATYEEAAELFTDAEVTLGIVTTASRVHIDVDAERMSQVLLNLLTNALRHSSPGQRVVVKADTAPAHAVRISVVDCGDGIPAQHLPHIFDRFYRTDSSRTRDAGGSGIGLTIARSIVEDHGGTLLAESLGTGHGATFTITLPTTTRRHIHRSTHGTELSVAFEHCRPRGPADAPQRDRATN encoded by the coding sequence ATGAACGATGAGCGTCGACGGTTGCGTATCCCGGGCAGCTTTGGCTCTCGGCTCATGCTGGCTCAGGCTATCGTCATCGGCGGCGGCGGCATCAGCATCGCGATCGTGGCACTGTTCGTCGCTCCACACACCTTCCACGACCATCTTGGCCAAGCTCGCCTCGAACCAGGGTCAGTTCAGGCCGAACATGTCGAAGCCGCGTTCACTTCCTCGATCGTCGTCTCAATGTCTGCCGCATTGATCACCTCAACGATCCTGGCGACGGCCGTCAGCTGGTTTCTAGCTCGGCGCGTGCAACAGTCAGTCGCCAGCGTCGCCCGCTCAGCCGTGGCTATTGGCGCCGGCAACTACCGCACACGCGTGCCTGATCGCCAGCTCGGCACCGAGTTCACCCAGCTCAGCCACGCTATCAACCAACTTGCCCAACGGTTGGATTCACAAGACGACATCCGTAAGCGGATGCTCTCAGACCTTGCCCACGAACTGCGTACCCCGTTGACCACCATCGGCGCGATCACCGACGCCGTCGAAGACGGAATCCGGGCTCCCGACTCCCACACCTTCGACGTCGTGCGCACCGCCACCACCCGGCTGCAACGTCTCGCCGAGGACATCGCGACCGTATCCAGCGCCGACGAGCATCAAATGCCCCTCCACCCGGCGACGATCACTGTCAACGAACTGCTCATCGCGACCTACGAAGAAGCCGCCGAGCTATTCACTGACGCCGAAGTCACGCTGGGCATCGTCACCACCGCCTCGCGCGTACACATCGACGTCGATGCCGAACGGATGAGCCAAGTACTGCTCAATCTGCTCACTAACGCGCTGCGACACAGCTCCCCAGGCCAGCGGGTCGTAGTGAAAGCCGACACCGCCCCGGCACACGCGGTGCGCATCAGCGTCGTCGACTGCGGTGACGGCATTCCCGCTCAACACCTTCCACACATCTTTGACCGCTTCTACCGCACCGACTCCTCACGGACCCGAGACGCCGGCGGCAGCGGCATCGGCCTCACCATCGCCCGCTCCATCGTCGAAGACCATGGGGGCACCTTGCTCGCCGAAAGCCTGGGAACCGGACACGGAGCCACCTTCACCATCACGTTGCCGACCACAACACGACGTCACATCCACCGCAGCACCCATGGCACCGAATTATCCGTGGCCTTCGAACACTGTCGGCCTCGCGGCCCTGCCGATGCGCCTCAACGGGACCGAGCTACTAACTGA
- a CDS encoding BlaI/MecI/CopY family transcriptional regulator yields MTGLGSLERAVMDVLWSAGAAMSVHDLVEELHDREPAYTTVLTVVTNLHKKGFVGREKVSRAYRYFPMQTREEATSRTLRQVLDASGDSAAVLMHFAQTVTPAEREVLSEYLTRKPRHTRGGGTKA; encoded by the coding sequence ATGACTGGGCTGGGTTCGCTGGAACGCGCAGTGATGGACGTGCTGTGGTCGGCCGGCGCAGCGATGTCGGTGCACGACCTAGTCGAGGAACTCCACGACCGCGAACCGGCCTACACCACAGTGCTCACCGTCGTCACCAACCTGCACAAAAAAGGGTTCGTGGGTCGAGAAAAGGTCAGCCGCGCCTACCGGTACTTCCCCATGCAGACCCGCGAAGAGGCCACCTCACGCACCTTGCGTCAGGTCCTCGACGCCAGCGGGGACTCCGCGGCAGTACTGATGCACTTCGCTCAAACCGTGACACCCGCCGAGCGTGAAGTGCTCAGCGAATACCTCACCCGCAAACCTCGCCACACCCGCGGCGGCGGCACCAAAGCCTAA